A genomic stretch from Thermogemmatispora onikobensis includes:
- a CDS encoding sugar ABC transporter ATP-binding protein: protein MPSTSMETEQSPIIRLRKITRRFPGVTAVAEVDLDIYPGEVHVVAGENGAGKSTLMKILYQVERPDAGQVYLNGQLLSFHGPHYARALGIAMVHQEFALAPHLSVAENLFLGREPLRFGFIRRRRELAEARHLLAQVGLDLDPRRLVASLSVAEQQLVEIARAISFNARVLILDEPTATLTEQEIARLFEVIRQLTARGVAILYISHRLDEIFQIADCVTVMRDGRVVATLPRAELSEQKLVQLMVGRAITNLYPRPETHPGPVLLRVDRLSRRGLLHDCSFEVRAGEILGFAGLIGAGRSELARAVCGADPIDSGRILLDGHELHIRRPADAIRAGLAYVTEDRKREGLALDLGVDQNITLASLPARLGLLLLRRERTTALQACQRLNIRTPSVRRKARLLSGGNQQKVVVARWLETQARVIFFDEPARGIDVGAKAEMFALIGRLASEGRAIVLISSYLPELLNMCDRIAVMREGRIVGTLSRGQFSEERIIALATGASEVTIP, encoded by the coding sequence ATGCCTTCGACTTCGATGGAGACGGAGCAGTCACCGATCATTCGCCTGCGCAAGATCACCAGGCGCTTTCCGGGCGTCACCGCCGTCGCCGAGGTTGACCTCGACATCTATCCCGGAGAAGTTCACGTCGTCGCTGGCGAGAACGGGGCCGGTAAATCGACGCTCATGAAAATACTGTATCAGGTCGAGCGTCCCGACGCTGGCCAGGTCTATCTCAATGGCCAACTCCTCAGCTTTCACGGGCCCCATTATGCCCGCGCTCTTGGCATCGCGATGGTGCACCAGGAATTTGCCCTTGCGCCGCACCTCTCCGTCGCCGAAAACCTTTTTCTCGGGCGTGAGCCGTTGCGCTTCGGCTTCATTCGCCGGCGCCGCGAGTTAGCCGAGGCGCGCCATCTGCTGGCGCAGGTTGGTCTTGACCTGGACCCGCGTCGCCTGGTGGCCTCGCTCTCCGTGGCCGAGCAGCAGCTTGTCGAAATTGCTCGGGCCATCAGCTTCAATGCGCGCGTCCTCATCCTTGACGAGCCGACCGCCACCCTTACCGAGCAAGAGATTGCCCGTCTCTTCGAGGTCATTCGCCAGCTCACGGCCCGGGGGGTGGCCATCCTCTACATCTCCCATCGCCTTGATGAGATTTTCCAGATCGCTGACTGCGTGACCGTCATGCGGGATGGGCGTGTCGTAGCCACGCTTCCGCGGGCCGAACTCAGCGAGCAGAAGCTGGTCCAGCTCATGGTTGGGCGCGCCATTACCAACCTCTACCCGCGCCCCGAGACCCATCCTGGCCCCGTTCTGCTGCGCGTCGACAGACTGAGCCGGCGCGGCCTACTCCACGACTGCTCGTTCGAGGTGCGGGCCGGCGAGATCCTGGGCTTTGCCGGCCTGATCGGGGCCGGGCGCAGCGAGCTGGCGCGTGCCGTCTGTGGTGCTGACCCAATTGACAGCGGGCGCATCCTCCTGGACGGCCACGAGCTGCACATTCGCCGTCCCGCCGACGCCATTCGGGCCGGCCTCGCCTACGTCACCGAGGACCGCAAGCGCGAGGGCCTGGCTCTTGATCTGGGGGTCGACCAGAACATCACCCTGGCCAGCCTTCCTGCTCGTCTGGGGCTCCTACTCTTGCGGCGCGAGCGGACCACTGCCTTGCAGGCCTGCCAGCGCCTTAACATCCGCACCCCCTCGGTGCGCCGTAAGGCGCGCCTCCTTTCGGGCGGCAACCAGCAGAAGGTCGTCGTGGCGCGCTGGCTGGAGACGCAGGCCAGAGTCATCTTCTTCGACGAGCCGGCGCGCGGTATCGATGTTGGGGCCAAAGCCGAGATGTTTGCCCTTATTGGTAGACTGGCGAGCGAGGGGCGAGCCATTGTGCTCATTTCGTCCTATCTTCCCGAGCTGCTCAACATGTGCGATCGCATTGCAGTGATGCGCGAGGGGCGCATCGTTGGCACGCTCTCGCGAGGACAGTTCAGCGAAGAGCGCATCATAGCCCTGGCAACTGGGGCCAGTGAGGTGACCATCCCATGA
- a CDS encoding GntR family transcriptional regulator, protein MSQSEAETNHWEGAAAAVADVVDERFVGELFDLLWGQERTATPTVADYAYEQLWKRVILLGGSEEQRLSDVALAEQLGVSRTPVRQALERLVQEGLVRSDPRRGYWTRTFTSQDIHEIYDLREALEVLALRLAAPHLKREELQAQLDELEAIRAGLASNPFLRFLKVDLLFHLLITRASRNGRLIHCLSELRSQLCMFQMRDSFYPRRIEIALNDHEQILRALLAGKRDEAAALLAAHIRHSKEGVLADIFAEESHLPS, encoded by the coding sequence ATGAGCCAATCTGAAGCGGAAACCAATCACTGGGAGGGGGCAGCGGCAGCCGTTGCCGACGTTGTTGACGAGCGCTTTGTGGGTGAACTCTTCGACCTGCTCTGGGGGCAAGAGCGCACCGCCACCCCTACCGTTGCCGACTACGCCTACGAGCAGCTCTGGAAGCGCGTCATCCTGCTGGGCGGCAGCGAGGAGCAGCGCCTCTCCGACGTGGCCCTTGCCGAGCAACTGGGAGTCAGTCGCACGCCTGTGCGGCAGGCGCTAGAGCGGCTCGTCCAGGAGGGGCTGGTACGCTCCGATCCGCGGCGGGGCTACTGGACGCGCACCTTCACCTCCCAGGACATCCACGAGATCTACGACCTGCGCGAGGCGCTGGAAGTGCTCGCGCTACGGCTGGCGGCGCCGCACCTGAAGCGTGAAGAGCTGCAAGCTCAGCTCGATGAGCTAGAGGCCATTCGCGCCGGGCTGGCGAGCAATCCCTTCCTGCGCTTTCTCAAGGTTGACCTGCTCTTTCATCTATTGATCACGCGCGCCTCGCGCAATGGGCGCCTGATCCACTGTCTCTCGGAGCTGCGCAGTCAGCTCTGCATGTTCCAGATGCGCGATAGTTTCTATCCACGTCGCATCGAGATCGCTCTCAACGATCATGAGCAGATCTTGCGGGCCTTACTCGCCGGCAAGCGCGACGAGGCTGCTGCCCTGTTAGCGGCTCACATTCGCCACTCCAAAGAAGGAGTGCTGGCCGATATCTTTGCCGAAGAGAGTCATCTCCCCTCCTAG